The segment ACTTGTCCAGTGCCGCGACCCGCGTCAGGTTTCGATCGACATAGTCGATACCCCGTCGGCCGAGGGACTGCGCGTGCCTGGTGTCGGACGCCAAAGTACGTACTCCGTCGACCAGCGCCTGCGGGTCCCCTGCCGCCACCGTCACTCCGGCACCGGATCGCTCGACTTCACGACTGGTGATACTGCCGGCATCCGTTGCGGCGAGAACGGCTGTACCGCTTGCGAAGTACGATGTCAGCTTGCTGGGAATCGACATTTGCGAAAGCCCACGCTTCTCGTTCACCAGTAGCACGTCCGCTGCTGCAAGCGCTGCCGCGTAGTCCTCACTGGGAAACGGTCGAAGAAATTCGATCGATCGCACTCCGCGAGCGGCATGTTCGAGGTGAGAGCGCCGGTTACCGTCCCCTACCAACAGGAACCTGATGCGGGCGCCCTGCCGATCGACCACTTTGCCGGCCTCGACCACGTTGTCCAGTTCCTGCTTCACTCCCATGTTGCCGGTGTGAAGCACGATCGTCTCCCCCGGTGCCCAGCCGAAGCGTCGACGAGCGCTGGCGAGATCGACCTGCGGACGGTCTGGGAGATGAGTCCAATTTCGGATCACTTCAACACGTTTCGGGTCCACCGAGTATCGCTCGAGCAGCTGTTGCTCGAATTGCTCGTGTGCCACGATCACCGAATCCGCGGACCGTAGAATTCTGGACTCCAGAGCGGCAGTCCACCGGGCACCTCGACTACCCAC is part of the Rhodococcus sp. SBT000017 genome and harbors:
- a CDS encoding glycosyltransferase, which encodes MSAVPMSIGILALNYAPEPTGIAPYVSDLASGLTERGHSVAVSTGYPHYPQWAIDPRYGGRTLREIVGGVPVTRLRHHVPSTAGAVGRVRMETSFGTRLATMPWPNVDVLLAVSPALLATGMALLRARVSDRSTPVGLWVQDLYGPGASETGLVGSRGARWTAALESRILRSADSVIVAHEQFEQQLLERYSVDPKRVEVIRNWTHLPDRPQVDLASARRRFGWAPGETIVLHTGNMGVKQELDNVVEAGKVVDRQGARIRFLLVGDGNRRSHLEHAARGVRSIEFLRPFPSEDYAAALAAADVLLVNEKRGLSQMSIPSKLTSYFASGTAVLAATDAGSITSREVERSGAGVTVAAGDPQALVDGVRTLASDTRHAQSLGRRGIDYVDRNLTRVAALDKFEAWARRIVESTSDRRNH